A part of Syntrophorhabdaceae bacterium genomic DNA contains:
- a CDS encoding DedA family protein: MVDPGTVIQHFTYIGIFCLLILGGMGFPFPEDGVLIASGLLIAHGVVKLAPALMVIYPALLIADFILYSIGRKYGRMVVEHKRFSRIVSPAVLSRLEEKFKRWGALTVFLGRHFVGFRAPIFIISGVMRISRIKFLIADGLSAIITISITLGLGYLGGNSLMILKKDITRVDYILILALVILVAGWIILRYFRDRKRSKQRLRANE, from the coding sequence ATGGTTGATCCCGGTACAGTTATTCAGCACTTCACATATATCGGCATCTTCTGCCTTCTGATCCTCGGTGGAATGGGGTTCCCCTTTCCGGAAGACGGGGTGCTCATCGCGAGCGGGTTGCTCATCGCCCATGGTGTCGTTAAGCTCGCCCCCGCCCTCATGGTCATCTATCCGGCCCTGCTGATCGCCGATTTTATCCTCTATTCTATCGGCAGGAAATATGGAAGAATGGTCGTTGAACATAAAAGATTTTCCAGGATAGTTTCACCTGCCGTTCTCTCGAGACTTGAAGAGAAATTCAAGCGATGGGGTGCCCTGACGGTATTTCTGGGAAGGCACTTCGTCGGCTTCAGAGCGCCCATATTCATCATCTCGGGAGTAATGCGCATTTCCCGTATAAAGTTCCTGATTGCCGATGGCCTCTCCGCGATCATTACGATCTCGATTACCCTGGGCCTTGGTTATCTTGGCGGCAACAGCCTCATGATCTTGAAGAAAGACATCACGCGGGTTGATTATATCCTGATCCTTGCTCTTGTCATATTGGTTGCAGGCTGGATTATCCTGCGATACTTCAGGGACAGGAAAAGATCAAAGCAACGATTGCGTGCGAATGAATGA